One Peterkaempfera bronchialis DNA window includes the following coding sequences:
- a CDS encoding long-chain fatty acid--CoA ligase: MLSTMQDVPLTVARILTHGSTVHSGSTAATWNGTAADRRSYAEVGARAAQLAHALRDELGVTGDQRVATLMWNNTGHLEAYLAIPAMGAVLHTLNLRLPAHQLAYIINHAADQVILVDSTLLPLLAPVLPHLAPTLRHIVVAGPGDRSPLDGFPGTVHGYEELIADRPTAYPWAADLDERTAAALCYTSGTTGDPKGVVYSHRSIYLHCLQVIAADSFGITARDTALPVVPMFHVNAWGIPHAAFMSGTHLLLPDRFLQPEPLARMIAAERPTVGAAVPTIWAGLLDELDHRPYDTSSLRMVVIGGSACPPSLMRAFEERHDIRVVHAWGMTETSPLGSFGTVPGGLTPDQEWPYRITQGRFPASVEARLTGPDGSRMEHDGASAGELEVRGPWIAGAYYGGAGQDPVRPDDKFSEDGWLRTGDVGTITPDGYLTLTDRAKDVIKSGGEWISSVELEGFLMAHPDVVEAAVVAVPDERWGERPLATVVLREGATADFAELRDFLGEHVAKWQLPERWTLIPEVPKTSVGKFDKKVIRKRHADGELDVTTL; this comes from the coding sequence GTGCTCAGCACCATGCAGGACGTACCGCTCACCGTCGCCCGCATCCTGACCCATGGATCGACCGTCCACAGCGGCTCCACCGCCGCCACCTGGAACGGTACCGCAGCGGACCGCCGCAGCTACGCCGAGGTCGGCGCCCGCGCCGCGCAGCTCGCCCACGCCCTCCGCGACGAACTCGGCGTCACCGGCGACCAGCGGGTCGCCACCCTGATGTGGAACAACACCGGCCATCTGGAGGCGTACCTCGCCATCCCGGCCATGGGCGCCGTGCTGCACACCCTCAACCTGCGGCTCCCCGCCCACCAGCTGGCGTACATCATCAACCACGCCGCCGACCAGGTGATCCTGGTCGACTCCACCCTGCTGCCGCTGCTCGCCCCCGTCCTCCCGCACCTCGCGCCCACCCTCAGGCACATCGTGGTGGCCGGCCCGGGCGACCGGTCCCCGCTGGACGGCTTCCCCGGCACCGTGCACGGCTACGAGGAGCTGATCGCCGACCGGCCCACCGCCTACCCGTGGGCCGCCGACCTGGACGAGCGCACCGCCGCCGCCCTCTGCTACACCTCCGGCACCACCGGCGACCCCAAGGGCGTCGTCTACAGCCACCGCTCGATCTATCTGCACTGCCTCCAGGTCATCGCCGCCGACAGCTTCGGCATCACCGCCCGCGACACCGCGCTGCCGGTGGTCCCCATGTTCCACGTCAACGCCTGGGGCATCCCGCACGCCGCCTTTATGTCCGGTACCCACCTGCTGCTGCCCGACCGCTTCCTCCAGCCCGAGCCGCTGGCCCGGATGATCGCCGCCGAGCGGCCCACCGTCGGCGCCGCCGTCCCCACCATCTGGGCCGGGCTGCTGGACGAGCTGGACCACCGCCCGTACGACACCTCCTCGCTGCGGATGGTCGTCATCGGCGGCTCCGCCTGCCCGCCGTCGCTGATGCGGGCCTTCGAGGAGCGGCACGACATCCGGGTGGTGCACGCCTGGGGCATGACCGAGACCTCGCCGCTGGGCTCCTTCGGCACCGTCCCCGGCGGCCTGACGCCCGACCAGGAGTGGCCGTACCGGATCACCCAGGGCCGCTTCCCGGCCTCGGTGGAGGCCCGGCTGACCGGTCCCGACGGCTCCCGGATGGAGCACGACGGCGCCTCGGCGGGCGAGCTGGAGGTCCGAGGGCCGTGGATCGCCGGGGCCTACTACGGCGGCGCGGGCCAGGACCCGGTACGGCCCGACGACAAGTTCAGCGAGGACGGCTGGCTGCGCACCGGCGATGTCGGCACCATCACCCCCGACGGCTACCTCACCCTCACCGACCGGGCCAAGGACGTCATCAAGTCCGGCGGCGAGTGGATCTCCTCGGTCGAGCTGGAGGGCTTTCTGATGGCCCACCCGGATGTGGTGGAGGCGGCCGTGGTCGCCGTGCCCGACGAGAGGTGGGGTGAGCGCCCGCTCGCCACGGTGGTGCTGCGGGAGGGCGCCACGGCGGACTTCGCCGAGCTGCGCGACTTCCTGGGGGAGCACGTCGCCAAGTGGCAGCTGCCGGAGCGGTGGACGCTGATTCCGGAGGTGCCCAAGACCTCGGTCGGGAAGTTCGACAAGAAGGTCATCCGCAAGCGCCACGCGGACGGGGAGTTGGACGTCACCACGCTCTGA
- a CDS encoding DUF1906 domain-containing protein gives MRLPRPAAILAAILVLLVPPVGMFAAAQPASADELPVNLFTGRGFDACAAPSLTTMRRWARHSPYGAAGIYFGGINRACAQPRLTPDWVASVDRMGWRLLPLYAGLQAPCRKGGHRLRRIDPAQARDQGRDQAADAVSRADALGLDQGSALYLDMENYPRGNARCTRAVLDFVVGWTVEIQDSGYWAGFYSSADSGIADLAAARRAGLGPLPDALWYAHWNGRARTSKAKHLSPQAWSDHQRVHQYRGNVRESYGGAALTVDRNAVDSAVAVVRY, from the coding sequence GTGCGCCTTCCCCGACCAGCCGCCATCCTGGCCGCCATCCTCGTCCTGCTCGTCCCACCCGTCGGGATGTTCGCCGCAGCGCAGCCCGCCAGCGCCGACGAACTCCCCGTCAACCTCTTCACCGGACGCGGCTTCGACGCCTGCGCCGCCCCCTCCCTCACCACCATGCGCCGCTGGGCCCGGCACTCCCCCTACGGCGCCGCCGGCATCTACTTCGGAGGCATCAACCGGGCCTGCGCCCAGCCCCGCCTCACCCCCGACTGGGTCGCCTCCGTCGACCGCATGGGCTGGCGGCTGCTCCCGCTCTACGCCGGCCTCCAGGCCCCGTGCCGCAAGGGCGGCCACCGCCTGCGCCGCATCGACCCGGCACAGGCCCGCGACCAGGGCCGCGACCAGGCCGCCGACGCGGTGAGCCGCGCCGACGCCCTGGGCCTGGACCAGGGCAGCGCCCTCTACCTGGACATGGAGAACTACCCGCGCGGCAATGCCCGCTGCACCCGCGCCGTGCTCGACTTCGTCGTCGGCTGGACCGTCGAGATCCAGGACAGCGGCTACTGGGCCGGCTTCTACAGCAGCGCCGACTCCGGCATCGCCGACCTCGCCGCCGCCCGCCGCGCCGGCCTGGGGCCGCTCCCCGACGCCCTCTGGTACGCGCACTGGAACGGCCGGGCCCGCACCAGCAAGGCCAAGCACCTCTCCCCCCAGGCATGGTCGGACCACCAGCGGGTCCACCAGTACCGAGGCAACGTCCGGGAGAGCTACGGCGGAGCCGCCCTCACCGTGGACCGCAACGCCGTCGACTCGGCGGTCGCCGTGGTCCGCTACTGA
- a CDS encoding EamA family transporter yields the protein MSSPATEHVLPGVPAEALAVPPSPKGEPAGERGGWRRGSAGAADPGPTAGPAHRPPGRRTPTLLRRLDSIPAPLFCLLAMAAVQSGIAFSTPLFGPLGVTGTTFLRLLFAAAVLLAATRPRLRGRSRRDLASAVLLGIASAGMTLLFAGAVDRLPMGTAATIEFLGPLAVALVFARRLGHVLWALLAGGGVVLLTLAGGHGSGPGGGGHSGLDPVGLACAFGAAVCLALYILLTHRVGAAFKGFEGLAVSITVGALVIAPFGLAPAWHGLAADPHPWLLLLWAAGVAMLFPVIPYALEMTALRRLPQRVFSVVASLEPAVSAVVGMVVLSQLLGLTQALGIACVVAASAGSTLTGRGPA from the coding sequence ATGTCCTCCCCCGCCACCGAGCACGTCCTGCCCGGCGTTCCCGCCGAGGCCCTTGCCGTGCCGCCCTCCCCCAAGGGCGAGCCCGCAGGCGAGCGCGGCGGCTGGCGACGAGGCTCGGCCGGCGCCGCGGACCCCGGCCCCACGGCCGGTCCGGCCCACCGCCCACCGGGGCGGCGGACCCCCACCCTGCTGCGGCGCCTGGACTCGATCCCGGCGCCGCTTTTCTGTCTGCTCGCCATGGCCGCGGTGCAGTCGGGCATCGCCTTCTCCACCCCGCTCTTCGGCCCGCTCGGGGTGACCGGGACCACCTTTCTGCGGCTGCTCTTCGCCGCTGCGGTGCTGCTCGCCGCCACCCGGCCCCGGCTGCGCGGCCGGTCCCGCCGCGATCTGGCGTCCGCCGTGCTGCTGGGGATCGCCTCGGCCGGGATGACGCTGCTCTTCGCGGGCGCGGTGGACCGGCTGCCGATGGGTACCGCCGCGACCATCGAGTTCCTGGGCCCGCTGGCGGTGGCGCTGGTCTTCGCCCGGCGGCTCGGCCATGTGCTCTGGGCGCTGCTGGCCGGCGGCGGGGTGGTCCTGCTCACCCTGGCCGGTGGCCACGGCAGCGGACCCGGCGGCGGTGGCCACTCCGGGCTGGACCCGGTGGGCCTGGCCTGCGCCTTCGGCGCCGCGGTCTGCCTCGCGCTCTACATCCTGCTCACCCACCGGGTGGGCGCGGCCTTCAAGGGCTTCGAGGGCCTGGCGGTCTCCATCACCGTCGGCGCGCTGGTGATCGCACCGTTCGGCCTGGCCCCGGCGTGGCACGGGCTGGCCGCCGACCCGCACCCCTGGCTCCTGCTGCTGTGGGCCGCCGGGGTGGCGATGCTCTTCCCGGTGATCCCGTACGCGCTGGAGATGACCGCCCTGCGGCGCCTGCCGCAGCGGGTCTTCAGCGTGGTCGCCAGCCTGGAGCCGGCGGTCAGTGCGGTGGTCGGCATGGTGGTGCTGAGTCAGCTGCTCGGTCTGACGCAGGCGCTCGGCATCGCCTGTGTGGTGGCCGCCAGCGCCGGCTCCACCCTCACCGGGCGCGGCCCGGCCTGA